A window of Pseudomonas denitrificans (nom. rej.) genomic DNA:
CCAGCACCAGAATCAGGACCACACCCAGGCGTGCAATGGCACGGAAGGTCCGGTCAACCAGGAAATCCTTCGCGGATGGCGGTTGGCAGGCAGAGTCCGGATTTACCGGTACGACAAAAGGTTGGGTCATGGGAGAGTTCCGGAACAGGTGGAAATCTCATCCGGCGTGGCCGACAGCCCCCGCCGGATGAAGACTCGCAGGCGTTACTGGATGTTGGCGGAAGCTTTGCGAACCTGATCGACGACTGCTTGCGGCAGCGGGATGTAGCCCATCGAATCAGCGATCTTCTGCCCTTCGGTCAGGCCGTACTCGACCATTTCACGCATGGCCTTGGCCTTGGCCGGGTTCTCGTTGTGCTTGCGGAAGATCATCCAGGTGTAGGAGGTGATCGGGTAGGACTGGGCACCGTCCGGATCGGGCAGCCAGGCCACCAGGTTCTCCGGGAACTTCACGGCAGCCAGCGCCGCGGCACCGCTTTCTGCGTTCGGCACGACGTACTGGCCGGCCTTGTTCTGCAGCTGGGCGAAGTCGACCTTGGCCAGCTTGGCGAAGCCGTACTCGATGTAGCCGATGGCGCCCGGGGTCTGGCGCACGGTAGCGGTCACGCCATCGTTCTTCGGCGACTTGATGAACTTGTCGCTGGCCGGCCAGTTGACGGTGTTGCCTTCACCCAGGGCAGTCTTGAACTCCGGGTTGATGGTCGACATGTGCTTGGTGAACACAGCGGTGGTGCCGCTGGAATCCGCACGCACGACAACGGTGATCGGCAGGGCCGGCAGCTTCAGCTCAGGGTTGGCCGCGACGATCTGCGGGTCGTTCCACTGAGTGATCTTGCCCAGGAAGATGTTGGAGTAAACGTCGCGCGGCAGTTTCAGACCCTTGGGGCTGCCCGGCAGGTTGTACGCCAGGACGATTTCGCCGGCGGTCATCGGCAGCAGTTGCACGCCTTCGGCAACCTTGGCGATGTCCTCGTCCTTCATGGCCGAGTCACTGGCCGCGAAGTCCACAGTCTTGTTGAGGAAATCCTGTACGCCCGCACCGCTGCCCTTGGACTGGTAATCCACGGTGACGCCAGCGGTTTTCTTGCTGAAGTCCTTGAACCAGGTCAGGTAGATCGGAGCGGGGAAGCTGGCGCCAGAGCCGGTCAGGCGGACGCTCTCGTCGGCAAAGACGACGGAAGAGGCACACATGGACAGCGTTACGGCGATCGCAGCAGATTTCACAAAGCTTTTCATCGAGGGCAATCCTTTTGATATCGGGCTGCCATACTGTGATCGGGTCCTGTGAAATTTTTATGACAGCGCGGTGGCAAGCGCTCTGGCTCGCCGGCTCGACTGGTCTATCTCCGGGCTTCTGCGATGCGCGTCAGGTTAATTTGCCGCGGCTGCGCGCCTTGGCTGGCGGCGATTTCGGGGCAGGGGCGGAGGTTCAGGGCGGGGATCTCCCGCCTACTCGATGAGCACGCTGCGCAATAAATAGTTACGGTCACTCGGCGGTGCAGACGTGGGTGAAGAAGGCGATGTAGTCGCCCGAGCGCGCGCGTATCAGGTAGTAGCGCTAATCCAGCGGCGCCGAGCGATGCCGCTACACCCGGTTGGCACCGATAAACTGCCAGAACGACGCCGCCTGCGTCAGCTCGCGTTGCCGGCGGAACCGGAACAGCACGTATGTGATTGCGTAGGAACACAGCAGTAGGACCATGCCGACGCGGCCGCTAAGTTCGAAGACACCAGTGACTTGGTTGGTGATCGGAGTAATCACCAGTTCTGTGAAATGCTAGCGGATGTGCGAGAGGTCAGGCATGGAAGTTCCAGGCGCTGCTCGAGTGGCAGGTTGCCTATGCAGCACATGTCTCATGTGATACGCCTCGATTGCACCGGCCAATGCTGTCGCCGCCCAATGGATGTGGAGGCTATATTTGTAATATATATTGGATTCGAAGTTTTTTTATTTCCTTGATTTTGGTTGAAGAAGTGACTTTTGTCTAGAGGAAGGGCTATTTATTATTTCTCACTGAAATATAATCAATTATAGTTGCGCGTGAGTGGTCCTGTTGTTGAGGGGGCTCTACGCATGGGACGTAGAGCTTTCATGGTTTTATGTTCTGTTTCTTGGTCTTTGGGCGCTGCGCAGGACTTCCTCTTTTTCGATGTCAAAACTTTCTCTTATTTTTTGGGTGAATTTGGGTAGGTGTGCACCAAAATACTCTAACTCCTGTTCTTCTTCTTTTTCTAAGTATGAGATAAACGCCTCCGCCTTGGATATCCTAGTTCTCACTCGCTCTAATCTTTTTCGCGCGGTGAATAGTCTAAAGTCTTCGTTCGATAGAGAAACCATTTCATGCGCTTTGGCTTCGTTGAATATGCCGCAGTCAGTTGATATAAGTTCTATGTAGGTGAAGAACGATGAGAGTATGTTGAATATGTATAGCCCATAAGTTGTTATTTTTATGCTGTCCACGGCGTCGCAGTAAAAGTCAAGCCTATTATTTGACTCTACGAGATCTAGCTTTAGAAATATATCGAGATTCTTCTCAAGGTCTTCGATCATATTGAAATTCTCGGAGAAGTAGTCCTTGAACTCGCTTATTGATACATAGAATGGATTTGACGGGTCAATTCCGTCGGATAGCTTGTGTAATATTCGCATTCCTGTGAAGTGCGATCCGTTGGACTTTGATCTGATTTGAAATAGGTTGGGAATGCTGCTTTGTGATTCCTCATAGAAAAATCTATATGGGATCATTAGTGGCTTTAAGACTTGATGGATTTTTAACTTCCAGATTGTTTTGGATGATACCATCTCGTCGACACTTGTATATCCGGACTTTAGGAAGTCTCTAAATAGTTCTAATGCTAATCTAATATTTCCATGGGCGCATGCGCTAAGGAAGTCATTGAGAGGCGAGTTGTTGCCCTGTCGGAATTCATTTTGAAAGATCCTGAATAACTTCTTGAATACATCGATTTTGTGTTCTTTTTCTTTTTCTCCAAAAAACTCATCGCAGAAATCATCGCGCTCTAAC
This region includes:
- the pstS gene encoding phosphate ABC transporter substrate-binding protein PstS is translated as MKSFVKSAAIAVTLSMCASSVVFADESVRLTGSGASFPAPIYLTWFKDFSKKTAGVTVDYQSKGSGAGVQDFLNKTVDFAASDSAMKDEDIAKVAEGVQLLPMTAGEIVLAYNLPGSPKGLKLPRDVYSNIFLGKITQWNDPQIVAANPELKLPALPITVVVRADSSGTTAVFTKHMSTINPEFKTALGEGNTVNWPASDKFIKSPKNDGVTATVRQTPGAIGYIEYGFAKLAKVDFAQLQNKAGQYVVPNAESGAAALAAVKFPENLVAWLPDPDGAQSYPITSYTWMIFRKHNENPAKAKAMREMVEYGLTEGQKIADSMGYIPLPQAVVDQVRKASANIQ